One Solanum pennellii chromosome 9, SPENNV200 DNA segment encodes these proteins:
- the LOC107029483 gene encoding CASP-like protein 5B3 — MKDFAGTPGTLTGLFLRMGQCFFAAGAIASMVTSKGFFNVTAFCYLIASMALQVIWSFGLAFFDAYFLAKKKSFHNHVLLSLFVVGDWCTGLLSLAAAASSAGVTVLYFHDLGSCSFGEECTKFQLSVAFAFLSWISILISSLIMFWIWAAG, encoded by the exons ATGAAGGACTTTGCTGGCACACCTGGTACTTTAACTGGGCTTTTTCTGAGGATGGGTCAGTGCTTTTTTGCTGCTGGTGCAATTGCCTCAATGGTTACCTCTAAAGGTTTCTTCAATGTCACTGCTTTTTG CTACTTAATAGCCTCAATGGCTTTGCAAGTCATCTGGAGCTTCGGACTTGCATTCTTTGATGCCTATTTCTTGGCAAAGAAGAAATCTTTTCATAATCATGTTTTACTGAGCCTCTTCGTAGTTGGAGATTGG TGTACAGGATTACTATCGCTCGCTGCAGCTGCTTCTTCAGCTGGTGTAACCGTGTTATACTTTCATGACTTGGGAAGTTGCAGTTTCGGCGAGGAATGCACCAAGTTCCAGTTATCCGTTGCATTTGCTTTCCTGAGTTGGATATCGATTCTTATATCTTCTCTAATTATGTTTTGGATATGGGCTGCCGGTTAG
- the LOC107029181 gene encoding WAT1-related protein At4g08300-like — protein sequence MGTSIGTYKRFKPHILMVLAQIAYTFLYFITEASFNHGMNPHVYITYRHIVAGLAMLPFAYFLERKTRPKLTIALLLEIFVLSLLGVSLTLNMYFVSLNYTSPTLLASMVNTIAALTFVLAVILRLEDANIRNPRGIAKVLGTLVSLAGVMSMTLYKGPVMKSLGHPLIYIHRGNGVIHENWLKGSILIAASCVTWSIWYIMQAYTLKRYPAQLSLTTWMSFVGAAQSAIYTVIVQHKQTAWTMGFNIDFWSTLYGGIVISGLVVYIQLWCTEQKGPVFVTVFNPLSTILVAVLAYFVLGEKLYTGSIIGAVIVIIGLYLLLWGKEDQQPEMKEKEQCSTKNEVHHEEPRMQKFTSDAEQDVVRNKMTSMPNL from the exons ATGGGGACTAGCATAGGCACTTACAAGAGGTTCAAGCCTCATATCCTTATGGTTTTGGCTCAAATTGCTTACACTTTTTTGTACTTCATAACTGAAGCTTCCTTCAATCATGGAATGAATCCTCATGTCTACATAACTTATCGTCATATCGTTGCCGGTCTTGCTATGCTACCCTTTGCCTATTTTCTTGAAAG AAAGACAAGGCCCAAGTTAACTATAGCTTTGCTGTTGGAGATATTTGTACTCTCTCTACTGGG AGTGAGTTTGACACTGAACATGTACTTTGTGAGCTTGAACTACACCTCTCCGACTCTTCTTGCCTCGATGGTCAACACTATAGCTGCCTTAACATTTGTACTAGCAGTTATTCTCAG GTTGGAAGATGCTAACATTCGAAATCCTAGAGGAATAGCAAAAGTCTTAGGAACCTTGGTTTCCTTGGCTGGGGTTATGAGCATGACATTATACAAAGGACCTGTTATGAAAAGCTTAGGACATCCTCTCATCTACATCCACCGAGGGAATGGTGTTATCCATGAGAATTGGTTGAAAGGCTCGATCCTCATTGCTGCTAGCTGTGTTACGTGGTCAATATGGTACATCATGCAG GCTTACACTTTGAAAAGATATCCAGCACAATTATCGCTGACTACATGGATGAGTTTTGTTGGTGCAGCACAATCAGCTATCTACACAGTAATTGTACAACACAAACAAACAGCTTGGACCATGGGTTTCAACATTGATTTCTGGTCTACTCTGTACGGG GGAATAGTGATCTCTGGTTTAGTAGTGTACATACAACTCTGGTGCACTGAACAAAAGGGACCAGTTTTCGTAACAGTGTTCAACCCACTCTCAACCATACTAGTTGCAGTTCTAGCATATTTCGTCCTTGGTGAAAAGCTCTACACGGGCAG CATCATTGGAGCAGTAATTGTCATTATTGGACTGTACTTGCTTTTGTGGGGAAAAGAAGATCAGCAACCAGAAATGAAAGAGAAAGAGCAATGCTCCACAAAAAACGAAGTGCATCATGAAGAACCTAGGATGCAGAAATTCACATCAGATGCAGAACAAGATGTGGTGAGGAACAAGATGACTTCCATGCCCAATCTGTAG
- the LOC107030606 gene encoding deacetoxyvindoline 4-hydroxylase-like, with the protein MDYDPSDEKKAIDDTKAGVKGLVDSGIVKIPRIFIRPSHELAEELNMCKSTLQVPVVDLSGIEVEDRRKIIVDEIREVSETLGLFQVINHGIPSSVLEGMIDGTRKFHEQDVEVKKEYYSSDPTTRRVRYDGNVHVYKTEGKTAHWKDTLYVAGLVSGHIEPEELPEVCRKEYVEYTNHVDKLGEILFGILSEGLGLRPDQLKATECAKEQGMACHYYPKCPQPELTLGTGKHTDPVFLTFILQNQIGGLQVMCDNQWADVEPIEHGLVVIIGDLLQILSNDKFVSATHRVVANEAAEPRISIIFFFSGVSTPPKMFGPIKELISEENPPLYKQVLVVDYVSYFLSKPLDKTSLDLVRL; encoded by the exons ATGGATTATGATCCATCAGATGAGAAAAAGGCTATTGATGATACAAAAGCTGGTGTTAAGGGACTAGTTGATTCTGGAATAGTCAAGATTCCAAGAATTTTCATTAGGCCATCTCATGAACTTGCTGAGGAGTTGAATATGTGCAAGTCGACTCTACAGGTTCCGGTAGTGGATCTAAGTGGCATTGAAGTTGAAGATCGGCGTAAGAtcattgttgatgaaataaGGGAAGTATCTGAGACACTGGGACTTTTCCAAGTGATAAATCATGGGATTCCatcaagtgttttggaaggaATGATTGATGGGACTCGTAAATTTCATGAACAAGATGTCGAAGTGAAGAAAGAGTACTATTCGTCTGATCCAACAACCAGACGAGTTAGATATGATGGCAATGTTCATGTGTACAAAACAGAAGGAAAGACTGCACACTGGAAGGATACATTGTATGTCGCTGGGCTAGTTTCTGGTCACATTGAACCTGAAGAATTACCAGAAGTTTGCAG GAAGGAATACGTTGAGTACACAAATCATGTCGATAAACTAGGGGAAATTCTTTTTGGCATACTATCAGAAGGTCTTGGGCTAAGACCTGACCAGTTGAAAGCTACAGAATGTGCCAAAGAACAAGGGATGGCATGCCATTACTACCCGAAATGCCCACAGCCAGAGCTAACTCTTGGTACTGGTAAGCATACGGATCCTGTTTTCCTTACGTTTATCCTTCAAAATCAGATTGGTGGGCTTCAAGTCATGTGTGATAACCAATGGGCGGATGTTGAACCGATTGAACATGGTTTGGTTGTTATTATTGGTGACCTTCTTCAG ATCCTATCAAATGACAAGTTTGTAAGTGCAACTCATAGAGTTGTAGCAAATGAGGCAGCAGAACCAAGGATTTCAATTATATTCTTCTTCAGTGGAGTTTCTACACCTCCAAAGATGTTTGGTCCAATCAAAGAGCTCATATCAGAAGAAAACCCCCCACTATATAAACAAGTTCTAGTGGTTGATTATGTCTCATATTTTTTGTCTAAGCCACTTGATAAGACTAGTCTTGATCTTGTTAGACTCTGA
- the LOC107030469 gene encoding 1-aminocyclopropane-1-carboxylate oxidase homolog 11-like has product MVSGQIEPEEMPPVCRKAYIEYLKHVMEALGLKPDHLKAMECADKHTDISFFTILLQDQSGGLQVVHYNQWLDVEPIKHGLVVNIADFLQVCNKTHVFSLKYIQFVTYLSLIL; this is encoded by the exons ATGGTTTCTGGTCAAATTGAACCTGAAGAAATGCCACCAGTTTGCAG GAAAGCATATATTGAGTACTTAAAACATGTCATGGAGGCTCTCGGGCTAAAACCAGACCACTTGAAAGCCATGGAATGTGCCGATAAGCATACAGATATTTCTTTCTTCACAATCTTGCTTCAAGATCAAAGTGGTGGCCTTCAAGTTGTGCATTATAACCAATGGCTCGATGTTGAACCGATTAAACATGGTTTGGTTGTTAACATTGCTGACTTCCTTCAAGTTTGCAACAAAACACATGTTTTTAGTCTCAAATACATTCAATTTGTTACTTATCTCAGTCTGATTTTGTAA
- the LOC107029531 gene encoding electron transfer flavoprotein subunit beta, mitochondrial, translating to MKIMVAIKRVVDYAVKIRVKPDKSGVETKNVKMSMNPFCEIALEEALRVRESGLASEVVAVSIGPVQFTETLRTGLAMGADRAIHVEAPENIYPLTIAKILKALVDVEKPGLLFLGKQAIDNDQNQTGQMVAGLLKWPQGTFASKVVLDKEKQATVDREVDGGIETLCLDLPAVITTDLRLNQPRYATLPNIMKAKSKPIKKFTLQDLNVEIKSDLEVVEVTEPPKRKSGVILSSVDELIDKLKNEARVI from the exons AGTGGTGTAGAGACGAAAAATGTGAAGATGTCGATGAACCCATTTTGTGAAATAGCTTTGGAAGAAGCTTTGCGGGTGAGAGAATCGGGTTTGGCTTCAGAGGTGGTGGCTGTTAGTATTGGGCCAGTTCAGTTTACGGAGACTTTACGAACTGGGTTAGCTATGGGAGCAGACAGGGCAATTCATGTAGAAGCGCCTGAGAATATTTATCCACTAACAATTGCTAAGATTCTTAAAGCTCTTGTTGATGTTGAAAAGCCTGGTCTTCTTTTTCTTGGCAAACAG GCAATTGACAATGATCAAAACCAGACAGGCCAAATGGTTGCAGGACTTCTCAAGTGGCCGCAGGGAACATTTGCCTCTAAG GTTGTTCTCGACAAAGAAAAACAGGCTACAGTGGACAGAGAAGTTGATGGTGGTATTGAGACATTGTGTTTGGATTTGCCTGCAGTAATCAC CACTGATCTGAGGCTGAATCAGCCACGATATGCAACACTCCCCAACATAATGAAAGCAAAGTCGAAGCCAATAAAGAAATTCACACTGCAAGACTTGAACGTTGAGATCAAATCTGATTTGGAAGTAGTTGAAGTAACCGAACCTCCCAAAAGGAAATCTGGTGTCATCCTTTCATCCGTGGATGAGCTGATTGACAAGCTGAAGAATGAAGCACGCGTAATTTGA
- the LOC107030770 gene encoding deacetoxyvindoline 4-hydroxylase-like produces the protein MDYEEEWAEIKAIDDTKAGVKGLVDAGVVEIPRIFVRPPHELAEELNMCKSSTLQVPVVDLSGVEFEDGRKKIVDEIREASEKWGFLQVINHGIPSSVLEGMIDGTRKFHEQDVEVKKEYYSSDLTREVRYDSNLHVYKTKGTSVNWKDTLFISAVVSKPEQIPRVCRKTSLEYIDHVKKLADILLGLLSEALGLKPDHLKAAECDKGQVLACHYYPACPQPELTLGTAKHTDPSFITIVLQDQSGGLQVMHDNQLADVTPIKHGLVVNIGDLLQILSNDKFVSANHRAVVNKIGPRISVACFFNGLLAPSKMYGPIEELISEENPPLYKNFQVVDYVTKFFSKPLDKTALDLFRLKRDRSP, from the exons ATGGATTATGAAGAAGAATGGGCTGAGATAAAGGCTATTGACGATACAAAGGCTGGTGTTAAGGGACTCGTCGATGCTGGAGTAGTCGAGATTCCAAGAATTTTCGTTAGGCCGCCTCATGAACTTGCTGAGGAATTGAATATGTGCAAGTCGTCAACTCTACAGGTTCCGGTGGTTGATCTAAGTGGCGTAGAATTTGAAGATGGACGTAAGAAGATTGTTGATGAAATAAGGGAAGCATCTGAGAAATGGGGATTTCTCCAGGTGATAAATCATGGGATTccttcaagtgttttggaaggaATGATCGATGGGACTCGTAAATTTCATGAACAAGATGTTGAAGTGAAGAAAGAGTACTATTCGTCTGATCTAACTCGAGAAGTTAGATATGATAGTAATCTTCACGTGTACAAAACAAAAGGAACAAGTGTTAACTGGAAAGATACACTCTTCATCTCTGCTGTAGTTTCTAAACCCGAACAAATACCACGAGTTTGCAG GAAAACATCCCTTGAGTACATAGATCATGTCAAGAAACTAGCCGACATTCTTCTTGGCTTACTATCAGAAGCTCTTGGGCTAAAACCTGACCACTTGAAAGCCGCGGAATGTGATAAAGGACAAGTGTTGGCATGCCATTACTACCCGGCATGCCCACAACCAGAGCTAACTCTTGGTACCGCTAAGCATACAGATCCTAGCTTCATTACAATTGTGCTTCAAGATCAGAGTGGTGGGCTACAAGTCATGCATGATAACCAATTAGCCGATGTTACACCGATTAAACATGGTTTGGTTGTTAATATTGGTGACCTTCTTCAG ATCCTATCGAATGACAAGTTTGTAAGTGCAAATCATAGAGCTGTAGTGAACAAGATAGGACCAAGGATTTCAGTGGCATGCTTCTTCAATGGTCTTTTAGCACCTTCAAAGATGTATGGTCCAATCGAAGAGCTCATATCTGAAGAAAACCCTCCactatataaaaattttcaagtagTTGATTATGTTACCAAGTTTTTCTCGAAGCCTCTCGATAAGACTGCTCTTGATCTTTTCAGACTGAAGAGAGACAGATCACCATAA
- the LOC107029182 gene encoding transcription factor bHLH104-like has protein sequence MDQFDSFRDANWDLIDFNSFIDEESPIDFFWNDQTQDLSAVAEVEAPLSSAALQECIETECPRKRGRNESCSKQGNKACRERLRREKLNERFSDLCSVLEPGRPVKTDKMAILGDAIRVLNQLKTESEEYKEMNQKLMEEIKTLKEEKNELREEKLALRADKERMEQELKATASPASFIPPHPAAYQPAVNKMAVFPSYGYVPMWQYLQPSSRDTSQDHELRPPAA, from the exons ATGGATCAATTTGATTCATTTCGAGATGCCAATTGGGACCTAATTGATTTCAATAGCTTTATAGATGAAGAATCGCCCATAGATTTCTTTTGGAACGATCAAACCCAGGATTTGAG TGCTGTAGCAGAAGTCGAGGCACCTCTCAGCAGTGCTGCATTACAGGAGTGCATAGAAACAGAATGCCCTCGGAAAAG AGGTCGTAATGAGTCTTGCAGCAAACAAGGGAACAAAGCTTGCCGTGAGAGATTAAGAAGGGAAAAATTGAATGAAAG GTTTTCAGACTTATGCTCTGTTCTGGAACCCGGGAGACCTGTAAAAACAGACAAAATGGCCATACTTGGTGATGCCATTCGTGTTCTAAACCAGCTGAAGACTGAATCTGAGGAATACAAAGAGATGAACCAAAAGCTTATGGAAGAGATTAAGACTTTGAAG GAAGAGAAGAATGAACTTCGTGAAGAGAAACTTGCACTTAGGGCTGACAAAGAGAGGATGGAGCAAGAGTTGAAAGCTACAGCTTCTCCAGCAAGTTTTATCCCCCCTCATCCAGCAGCATATCAGCCGGCTGTAAATAAGATGGCCGTTTTCCCTAGTTATGGTTATGTGCCAATGTGGCAGTATCTACAACCATCTTCGCGGGACACATCTCAAGATCATGAGCTCAGACCTCCTGCTGCTTGA